The Oncorhynchus clarkii lewisi isolate Uvic-CL-2024 chromosome 20, UVic_Ocla_1.0, whole genome shotgun sequence nucleotide sequence cagatctggggaagggtaccaccatttttttgcagtattgaaggtccccaagaacagtggcctccatcattcttcaatggaagtagtttggaaccaccaagactcttcttagagctggctgcccggccaaactgagctatcgagggagaagggccttgttcagggaggtgaccaagaacccgatggtaactctgacagagctctggagttcctctgtggagatggttgttcatctggaagggtctcccatctctgcagcactccaccaatcaggcctttatggtagagtggccagacggaagccactcctcagtaaaaggcacatgacagcccgcttggagtttgccaaaaaaggAACCTTAAGACcttagtctgatgaaaccaagattgaactctttggcctgaatgtaaagtgtcacatctggaggaaaccaggtacatccatatggtgaagcatggtggtggcagcatcatgctgtggagatgtttttcagggactgggagacaagtcaagatcgaggcaaagattaacagagaaaaatacagagatccttgatgaaaacctgctccagagcgctcaggacctccgactggggtgaacgttcaccttctaacaggacaacgaccctaagcgcacagccaagacaacgcaggagtggctttgggacaagtctctgaatgttcttgagtggcccagccagattccggactttaacccgatcaaacagctctggagagacctgaaaatagctgtgcagcgactcccccatccaacctggcagttgagagaatctgcagagaggaatgagagagactccccaaatacaaatgtgccacgcttgtagcgtcatacccaagaagactctaggctgtagtcgcagccaaaggtgcttccaacaaagtactgagtaaatggtctgaatacttatgtaaatatgatttaGATAAGGGGGGGAAACgtgttaatacatttttgaataaggttgtaatgtcaCAATGTGGATGCACTGTAGATAAAGGGCCTTATTGACAAAATTcccaagtatccctttaagtgtgttttctctctgtttaCAGAAATGGACGAAATGAGCATGGAATTGAAACAATTGTGTGGGCAGCTAGAGGATGCGAAGGAGGTAAGCCTGGCTGATATTGAGATGTGTTTTGTTCCATGTGAATACTGAAAGGTTGGGTTAGAGTTAATTGTTCTCCACATTTTGGTTTTATGCAGAATTTGGAATCTCAGACACGGACGTTTGAGGCCTTAATGGAAATCTGCCATGAGAAAGATGACATGATTACCAAGCTGCAGGAAGCAATAGACCAGAATAGTGAGGCTGCAACTAGGGATGTAAGTAAATTACTTACTTGAACTAATGATTTCATACTTGTATTAATGGTGCATATGGGGGTGCTTTGTAATATGTCAATCACAGAACCTCTATATGATAATATGCGTTCCATTTCACTATTTTTGTCAACAGGTGGCCTTGGTTGACTCCATCAAGGAGGAGATTCTGAGCTTGAAACAGAATTGTAAGTGTATGAGTCGGGAAAGTCCCAGTGCTGAGGAGGGCAGGAACCTCCATGCTGATGTCCTGGAAAACCTTGATGATCAGCCTGCCCTGAAGAAAGGTAGTCATAAAAGATGAAAGGAGTAACATCTTGTATCGGGGCTAATGGTCCTTATTTACTTTGAGTTCTGTATGTGTCTGAccagcccctctctctccagggagTCTTGAGGATGAGCGTGTTATTCTAGCAGGCGAGTTGGAGAAACTCCAGGCGGAATGTCATCAAAAAGACATGACCATTTCACAGTTAAAAGAAGAACATGAGGCGATGGTTCAGAAGTTGGAGACAGTCAAAGGAGAGATAAAAAGAATGAACGAAGACTCCGATGAGCTCAAACGCGAAAAGGTTTTGTTCGAACAGACCTTACAGAAGCTCACCAACGATTTGGAGGAGCAGACGGATGACTGTGAAGCTGTGATGGCTTtgctggagaaagagaggaaagagacagccAGGCTCTCTAAAGACAACAAAGCACTGGTCAACGGCATCTTCCAGCTCCAGCAGACATCACAGAAAGCGGAGTCTTCAGTGAAAACTCTCCAAACAGAACTTATCGAACAGACTGAGAGGTCCGCCAATCTTTTAGAGGAGCTAGAGGCAGCCAGAGCACTCTTGAAGGAGCTCAAAGACAAATCTAACGAAACATCCAAAACCATTGAATCCTTGACTTTGGAAACTGAACGACtccagaaggaagcggaggaacTGAAGGTCTCTTCTGTGCAGAGGAACGACTCAAAGTTCCATGACACCATAGATGCCATGAAAAGGGAGTGTGAGAGTGTGGTGGAACAGTTGCTCCAGAAGAGCCAGTGGATAGCTGACCTGGAGCAGGAGCTCAACCAGGTCAGAGAGCAGCTCTCTGGACAGGAAGAACTCTGCAGCCAGCTGAGACATGAGCTAGAGACACTGCGGTCAGAGGCACAATTCAACCTGCAGGACTACGAATTAGAGAAGGGGGCTTACAATGAAATTACGAAGAGTTACTCTGACCTCGAACAAATGGCAGGCCACCTGAAGGAGCGAATCGTGGACCTGGAGGTTCAGGTGCAGGCCTCTGGAGGTAGCTCTGAGAGGGTTGTGGAGTTGGAGAAGCAGCTGGCTGAGAGGGAGGCCCAGTGTGGCGCTCTGCAAGCGAGACTAGAGGTGGCTCAGCAGAAACTGTCCCAGGTGGAAGAAAGTCATGTAAATAAGTCCAAGGAGAAGGTGATTGAAGACATGCGTCTTGCACTGACAGAGCAGGAGAGGACACAAACAGAACAAGAGCAGATTCTGGAGGCTAAGATGAAAGAGATTGAGGCTTTAAGTCGAGGTGAGTGGTCACACGATTGAAAAAGAAAATACCCACTCATTTAACCATGTCTTCATTCTGAATTTTTGGGGGGAATTTGCACCAATGTCTAAATTTTGCATTTCAGAGCTGATGAGTTTGAAGGACAGCTGCCTTCCAAAAAACGTGAACAGTGCCAAGTTTTCTCATGTGATCAACTGTCCTGGCGAGAACGTGAAGCAGGAACGTCAGCGGACTGAAGAGCGCTTGAAGGTAAGAGCCGTCGTTTGATCACAGATCCTCACACTCATTCTCAAAGTCTCTCTGAAACTCTAGCAATTTACGTTTCTGTTTGAAGCAGGACCCTGTATGCACACGTGGTAAGGGAAGTAATCATTCCTTTTGATGTCCTCCTAGCTGGTTAATGAGCAGCATGAGGTGGAGAACCAGAAATGCCTTGAAAAGAGGGCAATTCTGATGGAGGGAGCCGACGGGCCAGGGCAGGAGGAGAGTCGGTGCTTGGCTCCAGAGTTAATGAGGGAGTGTCAAAAGGAGCTCTGCCGTAGCACGCTGCAGACTGAAAAGGTAATGGGATCATCCTGACTCTGATTTAATAAACACATTAGAACTGCTGGCCTTTATGGCATCTCTGGGTGAGAGGAAGTACTCAATGGAGTTTCAGAGTGTAGGAAGCGGGAAGTTGCTAAATGACATTCAGAATATGGGTTTCTGTGACCTAATCCCTAGTTTCTGCATAATTTAGCGGGACATTGCTAACTTTTTACCTTTCTAATCTCTGAGGATCACATAAATTCTAATAGCATTAACGTTGATCCATACATCATTGAAGTTACCAGCCTGTGTCTTATCACTTTCCCTCTAAATTATATGTATGTAGTTGCAGGGAAAGTGGGTGCATTTCACACAGCAATTGACAGTATTTCTCACCATAAGTGTTGTCTGCCTTTTAAGCTAATGTCTGTTTTCCAGGTGAAATTGTCTAAACAAACTTCAGAAAAAGAAGAGGAGAGTGTCTCTATAGTTGAGGCTCTCAAATTAGAGATGCAGGAGAGAAACGTAGAGAAAGAGCACAAGCTTAGGGAGCTCCATGACCACTTCAATTTCCAAACACAAGATGTCAGTATACATCAGAGAatcatttatactgaacaaaaatataaaagcatcatgcaacaattttaaacgatttgactgagttacagttcatataaggaaatcattcaattgaaataaattcattaggccctaatctatggatttcacatgactgggcaggggcgcagccatgggtgggcctgggagggccaccctctggggagccaggaggtcttgggctggcgtgtttacacgtggtctgcggttgaggctggttggacttacttattctctaaaacgacattggaggcgaagcggcttatggtagagaaatgaacattacattctctggcaatagCTCATTCCtgagacattcctgcagtcagcatgccaattgcacgctccctcaacttgaattatcttggcaaaggagaaatgcttactaataAGGATGTTAGCAAATTTTTGCAcaacatttgaaagaaataagtGTATGGAAAATTTCAGAGGTATTTTATtgaatgaaacatgggaccaacactttacatgttgcgttttatagttttgttcagtatagctgCTTCTCATGTTTGACTATTTTCTTGTCATTTTTTTTGCAATTTCAGCCACAAAATCAGGGATAGACTCATCCCGGTAAGGGTGTAAAGAAACATTCATATTTGATTAATTGGATAATAAATAGGGGTGTGTGATTGTTTTTCTGTCTGGGCAGGTACTGGACTCCCCGCAGGTGTCCACAGACGGCAGGCGAGAGCTTTGCTTCCCCAAGCTGGAGAGCCAGCTCACCCCTCTGCACCCCAACAAGCTGAACGTCCGGAGGCAGGGAGAGAACAAGTCTGTGAACATCAAAATCACCCGCTCAGCCAGGAAGAGGAATAGCAACGAGATGGAGAAGGTACATTTCAAAGTGTGTGTGATAGGATAACGGATATGTCTAGAAAAGAAGGTCCAGAAGACATTTGACTGAAAACcataacattttttaaaatgtgtttttgtcacatgctgcattgagttattgagcttgttttggtTGATTTCATGCGGCAACCTTCCATTTGGGCCTTATTCTATTGTACTGAtcaacatttgcatagaagaaACAATCTTCTTTTTTTAAGTGTGCGCTCTGTAAGACCATTCCTTcattctctcacacaaacacttaGTTTGAGGCTTGAGCAAAGATAGTCTTGACTGGGAGAGACGTAAGGCAGGCTGGGGGGAGATTTGAATTAATAACGTTTTTGGTGATAATCAGCTTTGAAATGAGCAATATTTTGCATTATGGTTTGCATATCACAAACAAGGTACTAGGGTAGTTGAAATGTTACCTTCAGCTGTAAGCTAGCAAGGAATGTTAGCCTACAACGCTGGAAGCTACCGGTATTTTCTTTCAATGTGCAGTGTTCTAGCCtgaaatggacattgttttgcgaaCAGTAATTAACGTTTTCAACATTTCTACATGCCCTGTTGCCTTATTCATGTATGTTAACACCTCTGCTGCATGAGCGGTGATGCAGCCAAGACTCAGTGAGTGCAGTGGTTCCTCGGGACCGGCTAGAGCTGGCAATGCGTAAGTGGAGCAGGCACGGTGCTCTTGCACTATAAGGGGACATCGGCTGTGCTGATTGAGAGACTTGGTCCTCTCTCAATCAGTAGACAACGTGAAAGACATTTGACAGAACTGCCGGTAGCAACAAATACTAGTACCGAACCGTTTTTCAGGTTCTATTAAGAAAAAGTACAGAAGTTTCggtataccgtgcaacactaataggtgcagtgaaatgtggtgTTTTACTGGGTCAGCCATAGTCATAtggcgcccctggagcaaattagggttaagtgtcttgctcaagggcacatcaacagattattcaccttgtcagtttgggtaacgctctaaccactaggctaacatggcatatcaaatgtatttgtcacatgtggcgaatacaacaggtgtggactttaccgtgaaatatAACTACATATCCATTCAATCTCATTATACTTCCTCCAAAATGTAGACATGGAGAGCCAGTTCTGTCACTGGGTTGCCTTGCATTTGATTtagtttgtgtttgtgcatgcatgtgtgagaGTTTTGAGTTTGAGGTGGAGGGGATGAGAACGAGAACATCTTAACAAACAGACTGGTTATTACCCAGCCCTTCCAGAGACCAAGCCGCATATAGACAACTATAAACACAACAGTGTCTGTCCTCTCTCGCTGCACTGACAAACTACCTCAAAGCAACCCTTCTATTTGTTCAGTAGGATTAAGGTCAGTGAACAATAATAACAACCCTACAGAAGCTGAATTGTATAGATAGTATAGTGGCTTTGCGTTAACGTTCAGTCCAGAGGACCTTTCCAAACATTCTTATTGTATTATCCTGCTAAATCAACCCCCCCGTATGGCTTTCACTAACAGACCTATGCCAAAGGAACAAGAGCAACGTCAACAGATGAGGCTTATAAACAGTTGTGGGAACCTGGAACTACAAGCACAATCCCTTCAGTCAGATTGGACAGCATTAAGGTCCTGGTTGCTTTTCCTCCTTTTTTTAGATACTTTGGAAAAAGTGGTAACAGATTTAACCAGATCCATTTGAAATTAGATCCCAATTATGCTATACATGAATTTATATGCTGAAGAATTGACCCCTTTATTGTAGTGGCAGccctgcttctagctcctaagcaattttgcagtatttttttgtgtgttatttcttacattattagcccagaaactttttttgtgttattacatacagccggaaaaaGAGCAGCGGTAACCCACCAGCATTAAGAAATACAACTTTcacgaattggatcctttgtttgtacCCCCAAGGGCAATTTAACTTATTCCAGAGGTTGCTCCAAAAAACCActggcggagaagaggtattcggagtggacttctggTCAGACTCAGGAGGCGtacacaccatccaccgcttctgagtatatattactcgctaatgttcagtctctggataataaagtagactagctcagggcgaggatctccttccaaagAGTTTAACAGAATCTATTAGAGTTCTGTTTAACATAATCATGGCTCTTTCGGGATATACTATCCCCAGCTATTCAGCCATCTAGGTCCTCAGTGCATCGTgccgacaggaataaagaactctctgggaagaagaggctgtggtgtatgtttcatgattaactactcctGGTGTgtttgtgataacatacagaaactcaggTCCTTtggttcacccaacctagaatacctcacaatcaaatgccgaccgtattacctcccaagaggaGTCTCTTCGGTTATATTCCCCCTCAAGTCGATACCACGTCGGTCCTCAAAggactacactggactttatgcaaactggaaaccacatagcttaaggccgcatttattgtagatggggattttaacaaagcaaattttgAAGAAAACACTTCCGAAGTTCTACCatcacattgactgtagtactcgctctGGTAAAGCATTGGACCATCATTAAGCTtgtggccctgggtctgaaccccgccctgtgcagctgggtcctggacttcctgacgagccgcccctaggtggtgaaggtaggaaacaacacctccactttgctgatcctcaacacggggcccccaGGGGTATGTGCTCagcaccctcctgtactccctgttcacccatgactagcCACGCACACttctaactcaatcatcaagattgcagacgacacaacagtagtaagcctgattaccaacaatgacgacacggcctacagggaggaggtgagggccctgggagagtggtgccaggaaaataacctcccactcaatgtcaacaaaacaatggagctgctcgtggacttcaggaaaaggcagagggagcatgcccctATCCACACAGACGGAACTgcggtggagaaggtggaaagcttcaagttccccggcgtacacatcactgacgatctgaaatggtccaaccacacagacggtgtggtgaagaaggcgcaactacacctcttcaacctcagcaggctgaagaaatttgatgTTGTCCCCTAAAACCCACAAACGTTTACAGATTcataattgagagcatcctgtctggctgtatcaccgaCTGGTACATCAACATcgtccgcaaccgcagggctctcccggtggtggtgtggtctgcccaacgcatcaccagaggcaaactacctgccctccaagacacctacatcACTcattgtcacaggaaggccaaaaagatcatcaatttcttaattccattctttttccttttagatttgtgtattatTGTGAATCGTGtttagatactactgcattgttggcgctaggaacacaagcatttcgctacacccgcaataacatctgataaatatgtgtatgtgaccagtaaaatttgatttgatacaacaCTGTGTGTCACTAATTCTGAAATTTTCTCTGTCCCTTAGGGCCCTGTGGAAAGTGAGAACAAAAATAATATCAAGTTGAGGGTGAACAACAGAGTGAACATGCAGGTGAGAAGAGAATCTAGACTTATAATCCTATTTGACTGTCACTAGTAAAGCTTATCCTGTGTATACATGTCATGTCAACAGTCGCCGACAGTGCTCGGTGTAAAAACAGACCAGAACAAGCAATGGCCACCAATGGAAGCCAAAAAGGATGGAACCGTCCAGAAGATTGGGGACTTCATCCAGAGTTCCCCAACTCTGCTTGGGGGCGAAGGTTAGTAAGACCTGGCTGTTGTCCTTTACTGATGTCAATGTTCTGTACACACATCAGACATtcagtcatatatatatatatataaacacacacacacactacatgtctgtctctcttcatagCTAAGTCAATTATGGGGATTGTAAATGGAAGATctaccaagagagagagagccacatcAGTGAAACCGAAAAGGACCAAGAGGAAGCTGTACAAGACCGAGATCTCTTCTCCTCTGGACATCCCATCTCTTCCGGTGAGTGGCAACTGGGTGGAACTTGGCCTCAGAAGCCCAGGCTTCTTATGTTCTCTTTGAAAGCCTGGGAAAATTCTCCTCGGGAAGCCAATAAAAAGGGGTAATGTTTGCTGCCCTTCAATGGCAAAAGCAGTAACTGTGCCAACAGTAAAGCCATTTCTCAGTTTCAATGTTTTTTGTTAGCCAGCTATTATGTTGTTGTTGGATAAGTGATGCATCTTCATTATGAATTAATATTTTATGCATATCAACCATGACCACTGATTTTAATGTATGAACCCTAAAATGCAGACTGCACTCTGCCTTTGTATGACCTTAAACAACTATATGGGTAAGGCAAAGCGAGCTATCAACGATCTGTAAATGTTTGTCCAACTTTCGTGTAAATGTTTGTTAGATGGAAACTATTTGAGTTCCAACTGCATTTAATGGTTTAATGTAGTTATTTATGTCTTCATGTTttgaatgttgtattgtagtaaccctcaagcATTTTTCCGCCATAAGGTAAGAACTATTTCATCACGCAGAAAGTTtatacttaaaaatatatatatttgactgCAGTATCTACATTCTAAATGTGTTCATCTGACTTaattgttgtttttctgttttgaCTTGTATGGTATTTATTTGACTTAGTGGTCGTGGTTGATATGCGTAAAAAAATGACTTCATAATAACATAAAGCATCAGTGCTTCATCACTTGTCTACcaacaacatacagttgaagtcggaagtttacatacaccttacccaaatacatttaaactcagtctttcacatttcctgacatttaatccctgtaaaaattccctgttttagatcagttaggatcaccacttttattttaataatgtgaaatatcagaataatagtagttatttatttcagcttttatttctttcatcatattcccagtgggtcagaagtttacatacactcaattatttgGTAGCCTtgcctttttaaaatgtttaacttgggtcaaacgtttcgagtagccttccaaaagcttcccacaagaagttgggtgaattttggcccatttctcctgacagagctggtgtaactgagttaggtctgtaggactccttgctcgcacacgctttttcagttctgcccacacattttctataggatcgaggtcagggctttgtgatggccactccaataccttgactttgttgtcctaaagccattttgtcacaactttggaagcatgcttggggtcattgtccatttggaagacccatttgcgaccaagctttaacttcctgcctgatgtcgagatgttgcttcaatatatccacataattttccagcctcatgatgccatctattttgtgaagtgcacccgtccctcctgcagtaaagcacccccacaacatgatgctgccacccccgttcttcacggttgggatggtgttcttcggcttgcaagcatccccctttttccttcaaacataatgatggtcattatggccaaacagttatatttttgtttcatcagaccagagaacatttctccaaaaagtacaatctttgtccccatgtgcagttgcaatccgtagtctggctttttcatggcggttttggagcagtggcttcttccttgctgagcggcctttcaggttgtcaatataggactaattttactgtggatatagatacttttgtacctgtttcctccagcatcttcaaggtcctttgctgttgttctgggattgatttgcacttttcgtaccacagtatgttcatctctaggagacaacgtgtctccttcctgagcggtatgacggctgcgtggtcccatggtgtttatacttgcgtactattggtaCGCCTTCCGGCGTTTGGaaatcccaaggatgaaccagacgtggagatttactgtttgttttctgaggtcttggctgattcctttagatttttttccttcccatgatgtcaagcaaagaggcactgagtttgaagggagaccttgaaatgcatccacaggtacacctccaattgactcaaattatgtcaattagcctgtcagaagcttctaaaatgtgacattttctggaattttccaagctgtttaaaggcacagtcaccttagtgtatgtaaacttctgaaccattggaattgtgatactgtgaagtaatgtctgtaaacaattgttgggaaaattacttgtgtcgtgcacaaagtagaggtcctaaccgacttgccaaaactatagtttaacaagaaatttgtggagtggttgaaaaacgtgtttttaatgactccaacctaagtgtatgtcaacttccgacttcaactgtatttgtctGTACAGCAAATTAACTGTAAAGCCATTTTTCATAGTTTCACTGTTTGTGTCGATACTGTTCTTTGCCTTTGTGTGGCAGAGCTGGTAACTGCATTCAGAACACGATGGACCAAAGCCAAATTGTTTGCCTTGCTTTTTACTTTGTAGTTACTGCATGTTTCACACAAAATAACTCTGCTACTTAAACTTTGTCTGACATGATAGGGTAATGGGCACAGGAAAACAAGGGAATTCCTCTCCTGGGGAGAAATGTAATTTCTAATTAGAGCTAATCAAATTTGAGCGTTAACAGCCAGTGAGCGTTTccaaagaaacaaaacaaaaatccaaTACTTAAGTTTTCCATACTTGCATTAACAAGATTTGGAGAGATGGTCCGATGTCTCATCAGGTGGTGGGACTTTGATGGTTTCTGTGTAAAAACTGGATCTTTTTAAAGAATCTATTTAGGTGGCATTAACAAACGACTGGTGCAAGCTAATATTGTTTTGTTCTTATGTTGCAGATCATTGGTCTTGATCAAGATGAGAAAGAAAGCGACCATCTAATTATCAGGAGGCAGCTTAGATCAAGAACAGCAAGGAAATGACTTCGTCAACAGTGGCCAGGAGTTGATATTGCTTACTTGATTTAAAAACTATTGTTAGAAAACTAGCCATGTACATATGTGaatattttcatattttgtttCCCGTTCTTTTACATTGTTTTAAActcttattttttaaaattgaaaATAGTATACACTATAGGAAACATGGCAAGTACCAAACCGTTTTGTAAATGTACATTGGAGACCCAGCCTGTGATTGGAGCGCAGTAGACAAGGGACACATTGGAGGATGGAGTATTGTTTCGTCCTGCTCGAATGGGGCCAAAAGTGTAGAATGTCATGGTCATTTATTTTAGTGGCAGCCGTCAGGGGTGGTTGTCATCTGAAGAGAGTAAATAATACAGCtcatctctcaccccttctctgtGGTGGGCCCCTGAGAGGTCCCACTCTCACAGCCAGTCAGGTTCAGTCTCAAGTGGGCAATTTAATGGGACAGTTGCCAGTGTTTGTCTACGTCATTGCTGTTGTCATTGAAAACATGTCTCTGATTAAATGCTTTTTCTCTGCATTGCCTGGCTGTTTTTTGTAAATAATAGACAATGCATTAGAATTCATAATAGCCTACAGGAATTGAAGTCGGGTTAAAGCCACTTCAATAGAAAATGGGGGGCAAGGTTGTGCAGATAGACTTTCtggctcctaagcaactttgcaatataaaaatgttttgtacattactgcactgttggtgcTAGGAACACAAGTGTTtccctacacccgcaataacagctgctaaatacagtgccttgcgaaagtattcggcccccttgaactttgcaaccttttgccacatttcaggcttcaaacataaagatataaaactgtatttttttgtgaagaatcaacaacaagtgggacacaatcatgaagtggaacgacatttattggatatttaaaacttttttaacaaatcaaaaactgaaaaattggccgtgcaaaattattcagcccccttaagttaatactttgtagcgccaccttttgctgcgattacagctgtaagtcgcttggggtatgtctctatcagttttgcacat carries:
- the LOC139376565 gene encoding kinesin-like protein KIF20B isoform X1; the protein is MERTVASYINVSMNKNTQTVMDTCLDKKPERVGPIVVEDLRKDLFADFSAIASALPQDCVLFEKEHLRVYLRIRPFTTVENESGESQECVSMEPPDTVLLRAPRSSLSTRRQTSHADGDKSVTQTTQRFQFSQVYGPDTTQRQMFDGTVKRLVRDVLEGGNSIVFTYGVTNAGKTFTFLGPESDGGILPRSLNVIFNSIEGRVYAQNNIKPHRCRDFTRLTKDQQDEESTNKRNLMRLSKESDFLKSTMSSTCRSTILEGSSLSDISDQGEGDSFCLDVDSHTKYSVWVSFCEIYNENIYDLLEPIPNGSHRRTVLRLSQDIKGNTFVKDLKWVQVNNSEEAYKVLKIGKKNQSFSCTKLNNVSSRSHSIFSIRILRIEDVGIPRVHTISELSLCDLAGSERCAKTQNKGVQLKEAGNINTSLLTLGKCINALRLNQQAKFQQHVPFRESKLTHYLQGFFCGRGKACMIVNINQCASMYDETLNVLKFSAIAQKVVVLNIKPVPAIAPKRSARDVSLIINNAGRKNLWSRRESSMVAWETTLEDVQEDGDEEEDDYEEEESCDESMAEETILEAGEEDKTVLEDFNGQFALVEELREKLLKEEAEKLALESHIREEVTVEFMELFSKMESDYNERLSKEREIIEDRADKRLEILKNLVSKSVRKCASVTGDEEMTKEDKVELLEGIIDAMRDDLARIRRDAEAAQTCLVDLPESPGTVASPRKQVDDLSEELLKTQQQLNLKTNEMDEMSMELKQLCGQLEDAKENLESQTRTFEALMEICHEKDDMITKLQEAIDQNSEAATRDVALVDSIKEEILSLKQNCKCMSRESPSAEEGRNLHADVLENLDDQPALKKGSLEDERVILAGELEKLQAECHQKDMTISQLKEEHEAMVQKLETVKGEIKRMNEDSDELKREKVLFEQTLQKLTNDLEEQTDDCEAVMALLEKERKETARLSKDNKALVNGIFQLQQTSQKAESSVKTLQTELIEQTERSANLLEELEAARALLKELKDKSNETSKTIESLTLETERLQKEAEELKVSSVQRNDSKFHDTIDAMKRECESVVEQLLQKSQWIADLEQELNQVREQLSGQEELCSQLRHELETLRSEAQFNLQDYELEKGAYNEITKSYSDLEQMAGHLKERIVDLEVQVQASGGSSERVVELEKQLAEREAQCGALQARLEVAQQKLSQVEESHVNKSKEKVIEDMRLALTEQERTQTEQEQILEAKMKEIEALSRELMSLKDSCLPKNVNSAKFSHVINCPGENVKQERQRTEERLKLVNEQHEVENQKCLEKRAILMEGADGPGQEESRCLAPELMRECQKELCRSTLQTEKVLDSPQVSTDGRRELCFPKLESQLTPLHPNKLNVRRQGENKSVNIKITRSARKRNSNEMEKGPVESENKNNIKLRVNNRVNMQSPTVLGVKTDQNKQWPPMEAKKDGTVQKIGDFIQSSPTLLGGEAKSIMGIVNGRSTKRERATSVKPKRTKRKLYKTEISSPLDIPSLPIIGLDQDEKESDHLIIRRQLRSRTARK